One Haloplasma contractile SSD-17B DNA segment encodes these proteins:
- a CDS encoding CDI toxin immunity protein, with protein sequence MKLEELNLLNEDVYILWDDGSLLAIKSKLKHIISTIDDITAVSFDTWLFHPSMRISIEFYHENEITLVLKITRLIVAN encoded by the coding sequence ATAAAATTAGAAGAGTTAAATTTACTAAATGAGGACGTTTATATTTTATGGGATGATGGATCGTTACTAGCTATTAAATCTAAGTTAAAGCACATTATTTCAACTATTGATGATATAACCGCAGTTAGTTTTGACACATGGCTTTTTCATCCATCAATGCGTATTAGTATTGAATTTTATCATGAGAACGAGATCACTTTGGTTTTAAAGATAACTAGACTTATAGTTGCTAACTAA
- a CDS encoding DUF7878 domain-containing protein, translating into MDESIVLDEELLRNKNPKLISDIEGELEINIDSAVFFKEKNSLLLEFAINHNDWMMLNRCKENINFIYDTMDHDEPVIKFIKKVMQITGE; encoded by the coding sequence ATGGATGAAAGTATCGTATTAGATGAAGAGCTTCTAAGAAATAAAAATCCAAAACTAATTTCAGATATCGAAGGAGAACTAGAAATAAATATAGATTCAGCAGTTTTCTTTAAAGAAAAGAACAGTCTACTTTTAGAGTTTGCTATAAATCATAATGATTGGATGATGTTAAATCGATGCAAAGAAAATATTAACTTTATTTATGATACAATGGACCATGATGAACCTGTAATTAAATTTATAAAAAAAGTAATGCAAATTACTGGGGAATAA
- a CDS encoding SMI1/KNR4 family protein, with product MIDIKPNSLENISQQVDRLEQRLNLKLPLDYKEFLIKTNGGIPEDNVFIHADQSFSIDTFFGFVSNEIDNLNNQFKNFQTISTNHYLPICRLEGGDLLVINFNEHDYGNIMLCEHETDQMIKISETFDTFTKLVTPYNPTSGELSGYEVLDVKIDPDFLKELEEYK from the coding sequence ATGATCGACATTAAGCCGAATAGTCTTGAAAATATTTCACAACAAGTAGATCGACTTGAACAGAGGTTAAATTTAAAGTTACCACTTGACTATAAAGAATTCTTAATTAAAACGAATGGTGGTATTCCAGAAGATAACGTATTTATACATGCTGATCAGTCATTTTCCATTGATACTTTTTTTGGATTTGTAAGCAACGAAATAGATAATTTAAATAATCAGTTTAAAAACTTTCAAACTATATCAACTAATCATTATCTTCCGATTTGTCGCTTAGAGGGTGGAGACCTATTAGTAATTAATTTTAATGAACATGATTATGGCAATATAATGTTATGTGAACATGAAACTGATCAAATGATAAAAATAAGCGAAACCTTTGATACGTTTACTAAATTAGTCACCCCATACAATCCTACTTCAGGGGAGTTATCAGGGTATGAAGTCCTGGATGTCAAAATAGATCCAGACTTTTTAAAAGAACTAGAAGAGTATAAATAG
- a CDS encoding type II TA system antitoxin MqsA family protein, translated as MYNNDYLLKKIEIECPFCNHVHLVEKRTRQTQALVKGEVVNYEEIYFLCDESKEEENEFIPAGIMDQNLLQVRDAYRKEKNLLTSSEIKEIRDYYELSQRDFSALLGWGDVTITRYESKTIQDETYDDIMRMVFENPMFALKKLDKHKNRFKDQKFKKIRNKIIDKIEKSTSYLKKEEIKSLYVNYIEENEFNGYKEIDIDKVADVIGYFAATVNDLYKVKLMKLLWYADSLYYKRHGKSLTGLVYKHMPYGALPIAFNQIIDLPTVRIEEKLLYNDSVSYKIVPNKNKNINLSNFSLEEVDVLNEIAIKFKDFNSREIVEYMHDEKAYKEIIPFEIIPYSISKELKDLR; from the coding sequence ATGTATAATAATGATTATTTATTAAAAAAAATAGAGATAGAATGTCCATTTTGTAATCATGTTCACTTAGTTGAAAAACGAACAAGGCAAACACAGGCTTTAGTCAAAGGAGAAGTTGTAAATTATGAGGAAATATATTTTTTATGTGATGAATCGAAAGAGGAAGAAAATGAATTTATTCCAGCAGGTATAATGGATCAAAACCTCCTACAAGTACGGGATGCGTATCGTAAAGAAAAAAATTTATTAACTTCATCAGAAATTAAAGAAATAAGGGATTACTATGAATTATCCCAACGTGACTTCTCGGCTCTCTTAGGTTGGGGAGATGTTACTATAACTCGCTATGAGAGTAAGACAATTCAAGATGAAACATATGATGATATAATGAGAATGGTATTTGAGAATCCTATGTTTGCTTTAAAAAAACTTGATAAGCATAAAAATCGTTTTAAAGATCAAAAATTTAAAAAGATTAGAAATAAAATTATAGATAAGATTGAAAAATCAACTAGTTATCTAAAAAAAGAAGAAATTAAAAGTTTATACGTAAATTATATAGAAGAAAATGAATTCAATGGTTATAAGGAGATTGATATTGATAAAGTAGCTGATGTTATTGGTTATTTTGCTGCTACAGTAAATGATCTTTATAAGGTAAAACTTATGAAACTTTTATGGTATGCAGACTCTTTATACTATAAAAGGCATGGAAAATCGTTAACAGGGCTTGTCTATAAACATATGCCTTATGGAGCATTACCAATAGCTTTTAACCAAATTATAGATTTACCTACAGTTAGGATTGAAGAAAAACTATTATATAATGACTCAGTGAGTTACAAGATTGTCCCTAACAAAAACAAAAATATAAATTTATCTAATTTTTCATTGGAAGAAGTTGATGTTCTAAATGAAATAGCAATTAAATTCAAAGATTTTAATTCTAGAGAAATTGTAGAATATATGCATGATGAAAAAGCGTATAAAGAAATTATTCCATTTGAGATTATCCCATACAGTATATCTAAAGAATTAAAAGATCTAAGATAG
- a CDS encoding YecA family protein: MTQPADVTNYIIAFVHLYGILHKQEAIEFYNMLNDEPLEGLIEIDEERLNEKFVVEYGDYFVEESIAEFEGDFEEIMEQKVGKPYYIPPKEELFNYIDSFYYEKPKQYDDLLNYVATAFYDGDKDQADFITEDIMGFCRYDFKMNSILDVFERQGIKFEDAEQVKEVTHLITELRNHTRIWEHNGHTAVEIAESEALQKKSDPIRKSKKIGRNEPCPCGSGNKYNKCCL; this comes from the coding sequence ATGACACAACCGGCAGATGTAACGAATTATATAATAGCATTTGTACATTTATATGGAATTTTACATAAACAAGAGGCAATTGAATTCTACAACATGTTGAATGACGAACCACTTGAAGGGTTAATTGAGATCGATGAGGAACGACTTAACGAAAAGTTCGTGGTAGAATACGGTGATTATTTTGTTGAGGAATCAATCGCTGAATTTGAAGGTGATTTCGAGGAGATAATGGAACAAAAAGTAGGGAAGCCCTACTATATTCCACCTAAAGAGGAGCTCTTTAACTACATCGATTCGTTTTACTATGAGAAACCCAAACAGTATGATGACCTACTAAACTATGTGGCAACGGCATTCTATGATGGAGACAAGGATCAAGCGGATTTTATCACTGAAGATATTATGGGATTTTGTAGATATGATTTTAAAATGAATTCAATCCTTGATGTGTTTGAAAGACAAGGAATCAAGTTTGAAGATGCAGAACAAGTAAAGGAAGTAACGCATTTAATTACAGAGTTACGAAATCATACGAGAATATGGGAACATAACGGTCATACAGCAGTTGAGATAGCAGAATCAGAAGCCCTTCAAAAGAAAAGTGATCCGATTCGTAAATCTAAAAAGATTGGTAGAAATGAACCATGCCCATGCGGTAGTGGGAATAAATATAATAAGTGTTGCTTGTAG
- a CDS encoding UPF0158 family protein, translating to MNTSGKAVNLEALADTMENMIEEHLYLLHKHTYEIVDIDYYYYQVVEENEEHDLYHGRLDWEKKVIEQAKDVFEHEDDYLAIPNQYDLNEYQMLKKFCNLLSEADCTSCLQSIQGKGAFRRFKAFIRHIGLENEWYKFRSEKIKEIATLWCKANGLPFNI from the coding sequence TTGAATACATCAGGGAAGGCTGTAAACTTAGAAGCACTTGCTGATACGATGGAGAATATGATAGAGGAGCATCTGTATTTACTACATAAACATACATATGAAATCGTAGATATTGATTATTATTATTATCAAGTGGTCGAAGAAAATGAGGAGCATGATCTATATCATGGAAGGCTCGATTGGGAAAAGAAAGTAATTGAACAAGCGAAAGATGTTTTTGAACATGAGGATGACTACCTGGCTATCCCTAATCAATATGATCTTAACGAATATCAGATGTTAAAAAAATTTTGTAACCTACTTTCAGAAGCAGATTGTACGAGTTGTCTACAAAGTATTCAAGGAAAGGGCGCGTTTAGACGATTTAAAGCATTCATTAGACATATTGGGCTAGAGAACGAATGGTACAAATTTAGATCGGAGAAAATAAAAGAGATTGCGACCCTATGGTGTAAAGCAAATGGCTTACCGTTTAACATATAA
- a CDS encoding type II TA system antitoxin MqsA family protein, with amino-acid sequence MIENQTYCEYCEKDVEFRTNNEQISSNLKGEEYTYNGKKAFCKECENEIYVHDVNDYNLEKLYDEFRKSNNIISLDQINEIPDKYNIGKRPLSLLLGWGEQTFSRYLNGDMPTQQYSEILQKIYDDPAYYLNILESNKENLRSPKAYEKSKDATLKLLKSPLQSDSNAKIDEVVNYLIYKCEDITPLALQKLLYYVQGFYYAFVGRFIFEEDCEAWVHGPVYKDIYFKYKEYRYDPIDQKFSEINFENSLSVSEKTIIDSVIKHLSCYSGKMLESFTHSESPWLQTRGNLPSIASTNKRINKNLISQYFKAVKEKNNMLNPSDIGEYSRKMFFHID; translated from the coding sequence ATGATTGAAAATCAAACGTATTGCGAATATTGTGAAAAAGATGTTGAATTTAGAACTAATAACGAACAAATAAGTTCTAATCTAAAGGGTGAAGAATACACCTATAATGGCAAAAAAGCATTTTGTAAGGAGTGTGAAAATGAAATTTATGTGCATGATGTAAATGATTATAATCTTGAAAAACTATATGATGAATTTAGAAAAAGCAACAATATTATTTCTTTAGATCAAATAAACGAAATCCCTGATAAATATAATATAGGGAAAAGACCGTTATCCTTACTTCTTGGTTGGGGTGAACAAACTTTCTCCCGTTATTTAAATGGAGATATGCCAACTCAACAATACTCTGAGATATTACAAAAGATTTATGATGATCCCGCATATTATTTGAATATATTAGAAAGTAATAAAGAAAACTTAAGATCTCCTAAAGCGTATGAAAAAAGTAAAGATGCTACTTTAAAATTATTAAAGAGTCCTTTGCAATCTGATTCTAATGCTAAAATAGACGAAGTTGTAAACTACTTAATATATAAATGTGAAGACATAACTCCTCTTGCTTTGCAAAAACTTTTATACTACGTTCAGGGCTTTTATTATGCATTTGTTGGTAGGTTTATCTTTGAAGAAGATTGTGAAGCTTGGGTACATGGTCCAGTGTATAAAGATATATATTTTAAATATAAAGAGTATAGATACGATCCAATCGATCAAAAATTTTCTGAAATTAATTTTGAGAATAGTCTTTCTGTATCAGAAAAAACTATAATTGATAGTGTGATTAAACATCTAAGTTGCTATAGTGGTAAAATGTTAGAATCGTTTACTCATTCAGAATCCCCATGGCTTCAAACTCGAGGTAATTTACCTTCAATTGCTTCTACCAATAAGAGAATCAATAAGAATTTGATTAGTCAATATTTTAAGGCGGTTAAAGAAAAAAATAATATGCTCAATCCTTCAGATATAGGAGAGTACAGTAGGAAAATGTTCTTCCATATTGATTAA
- a CDS encoding DUF2247 family protein — MYNNKNNYSDPLGIVELVYEDFEYTNSIFSLIRSMPSDELGLGTKNLNEERLYKRWRLYLENSQSVSKSKIDILKN; from the coding sequence ATATATAATAATAAAAATAATTATTCAGATCCTCTGGGTATAGTTGAATTAGTTTATGAAGATTTTGAATACACTAATAGTATTTTTTCACTGATTAGATCCATGCCTTCCGATGAGCTGGGTTTAGGTACAAAAAATTTAAATGAGGAACGGTTATATAAGAGATGGAGATTGTATTTAGAAAACAGTCAATCAGTCTCTAAAAGTAAAATAGATATTCTAAAAAACTAG
- a CDS encoding helix-turn-helix domain-containing protein, which yields MKTIHERLKEYRKILGLSQSYVAKQLGVARTTITAIESGQRNVLANELELFSNIYGISVDEILYGRKSEDVETKMFARAFSSLSENDKKEIMNLIDFKNKLKGMS from the coding sequence ATGAAAACGATACACGAAAGACTAAAAGAATATAGAAAGATACTAGGACTTTCACAAAGCTATGTTGCAAAACAACTAGGGGTTGCCAGAACCACGATTACAGCGATTGAATCTGGACAGAGAAATGTACTTGCGAATGAATTAGAACTATTTTCAAATATATATGGTATTAGTGTTGACGAAATCCTATATGGTAGAAAATCAGAAGATGTGGAAACAAAGATGTTTGCTAGAGCATTCTCATCGTTATCAGAGAATGATAAGAAAGAAATCATGAATCTTATTGATTTTAAAAATAAATTAAAAGGGATGAGTTAA
- a CDS encoding Fic family protein, which produces MTRQRFTAAHELCHNLKDRSTSNCPINGKKSQVEKFADQFASELLMPSEYFKYEAEKYIQNGYIRFDDILKLSDYFGVSCTSCVFTAAYRHNLIEGDTSAKELRKRIRKYKPDKKRLKYGVSLYTPQIQDQIINSYTYFFKHDLNIIWFLFKRDYIYNENRIEGGKLEVSEIAEIITDLRLNKQNSKYCKINHQDVVETAGQSALYDYVFQTTDAIDAYSILKLHRKLYQYAPYPESGGVFRQTNNLVTHSNFDTTDYKKIITEVQKVDLDVKMLVSEKDSIPVSEFIERALIIHHRFTVIHPFHDGNGRVSRLFLNWLFRLKGLPPVYLKYKDKERYYEALQKADNENNYEPLKEVFYTEIIRTMIQLYDGRRVTENTTVSYA; this is translated from the coding sequence ATTACAAGACAACGATTTACAGCAGCACATGAATTATGTCATAACTTAAAGGATCGTTCAACTAGTAACTGTCCTATTAATGGGAAAAAGAGTCAAGTCGAGAAATTTGCTGATCAATTTGCATCTGAGTTATTAATGCCAAGCGAATATTTTAAATATGAAGCAGAAAAGTACATTCAAAATGGCTATATTAGATTTGATGATATACTAAAGTTATCTGATTATTTTGGTGTAAGCTGTACATCTTGTGTGTTTACTGCAGCTTATAGGCATAATTTAATTGAAGGTGATACGTCAGCAAAGGAACTAAGGAAGAGAATAAGAAAATATAAACCTGATAAAAAAAGATTAAAATATGGAGTAAGCTTATATACACCTCAGATACAAGATCAAATTATAAATTCGTATACCTATTTTTTCAAACATGATTTAAATATAATATGGTTTTTATTTAAGCGTGATTACATTTATAATGAGAATAGAATTGAAGGCGGTAAACTTGAAGTTAGCGAAATTGCTGAAATCATTACCGATTTACGATTAAATAAACAAAATAGTAAGTATTGTAAAATAAATCATCAAGACGTTGTTGAAACAGCAGGGCAGTCAGCTTTGTACGATTATGTTTTTCAAACTACTGATGCTATTGATGCATACTCGATTCTCAAACTGCACAGAAAGTTATATCAGTATGCACCATACCCTGAATCTGGTGGAGTATTTAGACAGACTAATAATCTAGTGACACACTCAAATTTTGATACAACTGACTATAAAAAAATAATTACAGAAGTACAGAAAGTTGATCTTGATGTTAAAATGTTGGTCTCAGAAAAAGATTCTATTCCAGTATCTGAATTTATTGAAAGAGCACTTATAATTCATCATAGGTTTACTGTAATTCATCCATTTCATGATGGGAATGGTAGAGTATCTAGATTATTTTTAAATTGGCTGTTTAGACTTAAGGGATTGCCACCAGTATACTTGAAATATAAAGATAAAGAGCGATATTATGAGGCTCTCCAAAAAGCTGATAACGAAAATAATTATGAACCCTTGAAAGAGGTTTTCTATACAGAAATTATAAGAACAATGATTCAACTTTATGATGGTAGAAGAGTAACAGAAAATACTACAGTTAGTTATGCATAA